Proteins from a single region of Nitrosarchaeum sp.:
- a CDS encoding dienelactone hydrolase family protein translates to MNKKIITLTLLSSLFLIITIHDAKSEQVTIKELDTSPDSSPHDITDTSHDHSDQAHVSPLQQIKNGVEPTNVICIDGMELVLKYTDGKPACVKSSSVSKLIERGWAIHVLPDYEKNENNNSIIFSVGKYNIETDTVEYHAKSNGYLAKPTEQGNFPAVIMIHEFWGLNDNIKEMAEKLASHGYIVLAVDLYERQVGKTSDEARQIRGSFEQSQWDNNMNSAVEYLEENYDAQSIGSIGWCFGGGQSLNLALNNSKLDATVIYYGQLVTDYDSLSKISWPVLGIFAGNDSGIPEETIKKFQSTLDELNIENEIIIYPGVNHAFANPSGDRYAPEEAKDAWEKTLRFFNEKL, encoded by the coding sequence ATGAATAAAAAAATTATCACATTAACTCTTCTTTCAAGTCTATTTCTGATTATAACAATTCATGATGCAAAATCAGAGCAAGTCACAATTAAAGAATTGGACACATCACCAGATTCATCACCACATGATATTACAGATACGTCTCATGATCATTCTGATCAAGCACATGTATCACCATTACAACAGATAAAAAATGGAGTAGAACCAACAAATGTGATATGTATTGATGGAATGGAACTTGTTTTAAAATACACAGATGGTAAACCTGCTTGTGTCAAATCATCAAGTGTTTCAAAATTAATTGAAAGAGGGTGGGCAATCCATGTTCTTCCAGATTATGAAAAAAATGAAAACAACAACTCGATCATATTTTCTGTTGGCAAATACAATATTGAAACAGATACTGTAGAGTATCATGCCAAGTCAAACGGTTATCTAGCAAAACCAACTGAGCAAGGTAATTTTCCTGCAGTTATAATGATTCACGAGTTTTGGGGATTAAATGACAACATCAAAGAGATGGCAGAGAAACTGGCATCACATGGATATATTGTGCTTGCAGTAGATCTGTACGAGAGACAGGTTGGAAAAACATCAGATGAGGCAAGACAAATCAGAGGTTCATTTGAACAGTCACAATGGGATAACAACATGAATTCAGCAGTAGAATACCTTGAAGAAAACTATGATGCGCAATCTATTGGTTCTATTGGATGGTGTTTTGGTGGAGGTCAATCATTGAATCTGGCACTAAATAATTCCAAACTAGATGCTACAGTAATTTACTACGGACAACTTGTAACTGATTATGATTCTCTTTCAAAAATTTCTTGGCCTGTGTTGGGAATATTTGCTGGAAATGATTCAGGAATTCCTGAAGAGACTATCAAGAAATTTCAATCAACTCTTGATGAGCTAAACATAGAAAATGAAATAATAATTTATCCTGGAGTGAATCATGCGTTTGCAAATCCATCAGGGGATAGATATGCACCAGAAGAAGCAAAAGACGCATGGGAAAAGACACTTAGATTTTTTAATGAAAAACTGTGA